A stretch of Halichondria panicea chromosome 1, odHalPani1.1, whole genome shotgun sequence DNA encodes these proteins:
- the LOC135331402 gene encoding uncharacterized protein LOC135331402 isoform X2, translating to MGLNKATSMYACVWCTIKKDERWDMSKDRADYTVTNARTLSSLQAKGALPSSKPASVRLGSITTPLLNIEPDHIIPDELHLLLRIADVLTRNLILEIVASAKQDRQGNAHILTHLQTLQTIVKDCGITFRVWEARGPDGKASGHYEWTSLQGNDTKKFLERLPVRFADLLKEEIQAKMAQLWTEFLSLYKMVSSWTPPPSEVVEQKAKDWIRLFLSLKHKCQGFQEKNITPYMHTLVFHFPYFISKYGNVKMFSGQGVEKNNDDAKRHYFSSNLHDPVGEVLKAEARIDETSQFKRKKRKYIRKTPLDLVDMNKQPRLDSES from the exons ATGGGCCTCAACAAAGCAACCTCTATGTACGCTTGTGTCTGGTGTACCATCAAGAAGGATGAAag GTGGGATATGTCAAAGGATAGGGCTGACTACACCGTAACAAATGCAAGAACATTGAGTTCCCTACAAGCAAAAGGCGCACTTCCCAGCAGTAAACCAGCAAGTGTACGACTAGGATCAATTACAACACCACTACTGAACATAGAGCCAGACCATATAATACCCGATGAGCTACACCTACTCCTACGTATAGCTGACGTTTTAACAAGAAATCTCATTCTAGAGATAGTGGCATCTGCTAAACAAGACAGACAAGGAAACGCACATATACTCACTCACCTACAAACACTACAGACGATCGTTAAAGACTGTGGTATCACGTTCAGGGTATGGGAAGCAAGGGGTCCAGATGGCAAAGCTTCTGGACATTACGAATGGACATCACTGCAGGGGAACGACACCAAGAAGTTTCTGGAACGTCTCCCAGTGAGGTTTGCTGACCTACTGAAGGAAGAAATTCAAGCTAAAATGGCCCAACTTTGGACA GaatttctctctttgtataaGATGGTTTCTAGCTGGACTCCACCTCCCAGTGAAGTGGTTGAGCAAAAG GCGAAAGACTGGATAAGGCTTTTCTTGAGCTTGAAGCACAAGTGTCAAGGGTTTCAGGAAAAGAATATTACGCCCTAtatgcacacactggtctTTCACTTCCCTTACTTTATTTCAAAATACGGAAATGTCAAGATGTTTAGTGGACAAG GGGTGGagaaaaataatgatgacgCCAAGAGACACTACTTCTCCAGTAATCTGCATGACCCAGTGGGGGAGGTTCTGAAAGCTGAAGCGAGAATAGACGAGACATCACAATTTAAGCGAAAGAAACGAAAGTACATACGAAAAACTCCATTAGATTTAGTAGACATGAACAAACAGCCACGACTTGACTCTGAATCATGA
- the LOC135331061 gene encoding uncharacterized protein LOC135331061, which produces MVNCSVCGKSATKWETLRKHLRKHDVQIDASDPITSDPESCTTTNDDVDDDSLPSVTSAHPKFDRAMFLLRSTSSLALNYSSIKHLCESTQTLMEQTAGQMQQKMLCCLQEKGITVDEVVKKIVTECCNVDEMFSGLSSRALREKYYKQHLNYVEPSPSLLDKNWDWVNDHGKMHLKEVEAKGYYIDLWESLKSLLSNPAVREEIIGKSYVSTDGSMRDICDGDFVKKHPVFRAHPDGLQFLLYHDDIEVCNPLGTSAGVHKFGVFYYIYTLGNIRPVFRSSLQAIQLLGVAKSSDMNQSARDILLRNFVQCMKLLSTDEGYRLELDSGVVVLHGAVVCLCGDIPASNFLGGFKKGVGFALRKCRQCLCSKEDLKHNFHVGAYTLRDSHSHNHYCQLVESDVNGCLGYSTTYGVNNASILLDIPFFDVTKCLPYDIMHTIFEGVAPRLLKELLVTFINIKKYFTLSELNQSLASHHYGYSELDTKPNTITGSTMEYHIKQKASQMKALIRLFPFIMGGFVPEGDEHTGVFS; this is translated from the exons ATGGTCAATTGTAGTGTATGTGGCAAGTCAGCAACAAAATGGGAGACTTTGAGGAAGCATTTACGAAAGCATG atgTTCAGATCGACGCAAGTGATCCAATTACAAGTGACCCAGAATCTTGTACAACCACAAATGATGACGTTGACGACGATTCACTACCATCGGTTACATCGGCTCATCCCAAGTTTGACCGGGCCATGTTTCTTCTTCGCAGCACTAGCAGTTTAGCACTTAATTATTCAAGCATCAAACATCTATGCGAATCAACACAGACACTAATGGAGCAAACTGCAGGACAAATGCAGCAGAAAATGTTGTGTTGTCTTCAAGAAAAAGGCATCACTGTGGATGAGGTCGTGAAGAAGATTGTCACAGAATGTTGCAATGTTGATGAAATGTTTAGCGGTTTGTCTTCACGAGCGTTAAGAGAGAAATACTACAAACAGCATCTCAATTATGTG GAACCATCACCATCACTTCTCGACAAGAACTGGGACTGGGTGAATGACCACGGCAAGATGCATCTGAAGGAGGTTGAGGCTAAGGGGTACTACATTGATCTCTGGGAGAGCTTGAAG AGTTTGCTATCAAATCCTGCTGTTAGAGAAGAGATCATTGGAAAAAGTTATGTCAGTACAGATGGTAGCATGCGCGATATCTGTGATGGGGACTTTGTTAAGAAACATCCAGTCTTTCGAGCACATCCAGATGGTTTACAGTTTTTACTGTATCATGATGACATTGAAGTTTGTAATCCTCTCGGAACCAGTGCTGGAGTTCACAAGTTTG GTGTGttttactatatatatacattgggAAACATAAGACCAGTGTTTCGATCATCGCTCCAAGCTATTCAACTACTTGGAGTGGCTAAGTCATCGGACATGAATCAGAGTGCACGTGATATCCTCCTCAGAAACTTTGTTCAATGCATGAAATTGCTTTCAACA GATGAAGGATACAGGTTAGAGCTAGACTCAGGTGTGGTAGTACTTCATGGAGCTGTCGTCTGTCTCTGTGGTGACATACCTGCTAGTAATTTTCTTGGAGGGTTTAAAAAAGGTGTTGGGTTTGCGCTACGGAAATGCAGGCAGTGTCTTTGTTCGAAGGAAGATTTAAAACATAAT TTTCATGTTGGTGCGTATACCCTGAGAGACTCTCATAGTCACAACCATTACTGTCAGCTAGTGGAAAGTGATGTGAATGGATGTTTGGGGTACTCAACTACGTATGGAGTGAATAATGCGAGCATTCTTCTGGACATTCCATTCTTTGATGTCACCAAATGTCTTCCGTACGACATAATGCACACAATATTTGAAG GTGTTGCTCCACGTCTCCTCAAAGAGCTTCTTGTTACTTTTATCAATATCAAGAAGTACTTCACCTTGTCAGAGCTCAACCAGTCTCTTGCATCCCACCATTACGGATATTCAGAGCTTGACACCAAACCAAACACAATTACTGGGTCGACAATGGAGTATCATATCAAACAGAAAG CTTCTCAGATGAAAGCACTGATCCGATTATTCCCGTTTATCATGGGGGGCTTTGTTCCAGAGGGCGATGAACACACTGGGGTCTTCTCCTAA
- the LOC135331359 gene encoding uncharacterized protein LOC135331359 isoform X1, translating to MAVNKQSRRAESLSITISNSAKKYSDFSHTEPQVQPNFSLSIPIELLHHWYMNKKAEETFISLVNSMVTIVKLAQSDRLEKRLAEQASKVARRIRGLKGRRRYAVLAGEYNLFVLDGEAESYSEIEQQLSTESPQPTTIPETSRPTTAHINKGKKVHEVSPRQVKRKLAHCKSSAEQALWFCESFGLQPESLELRKQTGSPIKFNFLSSPSHKPQHQTPALSPNDSARVQQALYVLDRFAVSDEAYHELSVASDLPPLYRIKDARLSINNSLDIRHLEGPYPGAYRPPKAAIQEELAKIVHSGKAITQPVKVKLSGDGARFTRSSNIILLSFAFPEIQDNVLSGMGKLNNKNIKRESGENIFILTFIQAIILLLA from the exons ATGGCAGTAAACAAGCAGTCCAGAAGAGCAGAGAGCCTGTCCATCACCATCTCAAATTCAGCAAAGAAGTACTCTGACTTCAGCCACACAGAACCACAAGTACAGCCAaacttctctctctctattccTATCGAGTTGCTGCATCATTGGTACATGAACAAGAAGGCAGAAGAGACATTCATTAGCTTAGTTAATAGCATGGTAACAATAGTTAAACTAGCACAAAGCGATCGTCTGGAGAAAAGGCTTGCAGAACAAGCTAGCAAGGTAGCAAGAAGGATACGGGGGCTAAAAGGAAGAAGGAGGTATGCCGTACTTGCTGGAGAATACAACCTCTTCGTGCTTGATGGAGAAGCAGAATCGTATTCTGAAATTGAGCAGCAACTATCCACTGAATCTCCACAGCCAACAACAATCCCCGAAACAAGTAGACCTACCACAGCACACATCAACAAAGGCAAAAAAGTTCACGAGGTATCACCACGACAGGTAAAACGAAAGCTAGCACACTGTAAGAGCTCTGCAGAGCAAGCGCTTTGGTTTTGTGAATCATTCGGTCTTCAGCCAGAATCTTTAGAGCTACGCAAACAGACAGGATCTCCCATCAAATTCAATTTTTTATCTAGCCCATCTCACAAGCCACAACATCAAACGCCAGCTCTTTCACCAAACGATTCTGCGAGGGTACAGCAAGCTCTTTATGTACTTGACAGGTTTGCTGTGAGTGACGAAGCTTATCATGAATTGAGCGTCGCATCTGATTTACCACCACTGTACCGAATCAAGGATGCTCGCCTCTCAATTAACAACTCTCTCGACATCCGACATCTCGAAGGTCCTTATCCTGGTGCTTATAGACCACCGAAAGCTGCAATCCAGGAAGAGCTAGCTAAGATC GTTCATTCAGGGAAAGCTATCACCCAACCAGTAAAAGTAAAACTCAGTGGTGACGGAGCCAGATTCACAAGATCATCCAATATCATACTTCTCTCATTTGCATTTCCAGAAATTCAAGACAATGTTTTATCAGGCATGGGTAAGCTTAACAATAAAAATATTAAACGAGAAAGTGGTGAAAATATTTTTATATTGACATTCATACAGGCAATCATACTTTTGCTGGCCTAA
- the LOC135350985 gene encoding uncharacterized protein LOC135350985 isoform X7 — MVGDIIQDVVTVDEGWCEGTLNGERGLFPVNFVKMRPAEPPSEPPVMRDGGGAIKSRHAKVVYNFVAESPDELSLEAGQIVEVIAEEEDGWCRGRLNNKEGVFPSIFIESIPVPAEPPSEPVDIQNQTYLKKLDELMTDKNNTIELHYLKTHFIGPSGIGKTTTRQRLVGSITNLSLLPEDQRKRCSTLLAECEQVLAFVDKSGTKLEFNASSSLEEETQFIFSYLMSCEPIEDSTVSPPKEQPTQETTDPKKQTQLKIDETATAPKEMVSPTPGPTPESVSPTDQPTPDPPEKVVKVTTVDVGEVVSRLRSIVGSGEYTKELLNKVLLNLVDIGGQPGFVEMFPFLSKGAGIFLVFFRLDKDLDDMCQVSYERGKDKITPYDSTYTSRETLSQILSAISHHTKIDSDIDREQCSKLGNLGSAKPVATLIGTFKDELTMQIKVDLLYEKYCHSAIYKSDGTTASESDGTTASESDGTTASESNGTTASENDGTTASETTASERDSTTASESDGITASKSDSTTASESLKENEQKKAIRNILTQQKSDEHANVSAEDMAAIEQTVSQHLNSDTFNKDVQNRLEKKLTEKNEALTKITSKFEDLLSHPKDKKFIAVDNYEGTDSDMEPLREHLHGLFSSYFKDAKLRIRPQQLLFGVVLRKEFDIVSMEECIRIGTEGLKMREEEVRFTVWYLDRYVGALIYHPEIKDKDGWFGNFVICNPQVVFNSLSVLVVNPLLELHSEKSIIQFKEAERRNWILKGQFSLKTITRCNSEENQSVKKDQLIPVEKLLILLEHSHLLAKITTVVKEGLTTEKDETTFFIPAILKCASREELTKPPPTGIDTPSPIKITFDPQYVPIGVFCAMISELVSRGSKGKGILGMTWKLATDTSVKRNLVSFHIDESAKHFVTLIAHVDSYEIRIIRQNRNHTMHELCSYVLSTLLLVMKDISPLLTPIIAFDCYCGTHEDGSKLCLLTTGADPCFKCTSEVSLSPHQDCWFAEEVSLGDDVFLLALPFAEDLDPSLSFKWRKRRPRIGGTENELEFKASSKNGHFKGFISCEISKNQKAFLTVYHCLKESVEDTSSSETDELFADVKEVIKEIRSDWYSLAIELDIDYATRKSLEKDYRWVEPCFEAMLTHWVKRSSPSPSWSALVRALESPAIARGDIATTIKTKATSDISPDICPLTHNEGLSVDHHLRVVRTAAWEVRGTWRPLGEQLGVNEGTLDAIKRDCPNECDDCFTKLLEQWLTGSTPAPTLGALIHALKSPVISRGDITQQMESKLTKLASQ; from the exons ATGGTAGGGGATATCATTCAAGATGTTGTGACA gttgatgAAGGCTGGTGTGAAGGAACTCTGAATGGAGAAAGAGGGCTCTTCCCTGTCAATTTTGTCAAAATGAGACCAGCCGAACCACCATCAGAGCCACCGGTTATGCGAG ATGGTGGAGGAGCTATAAAGAGCCGACATGCTAAGGTGGTATACAACTTTGTTGCAGAAAGTCCTGACGAGCTTTCTCTTGAAGCTGGACAG ATCGTTGAGGTGATAGCAGAAGAGGAGGATGGATGGTGTAGAGGGAGGCTCAACAATAAGGAGGGGGTCTTCCCAAGTATCTTTATAGAATCCATCCCGGTACCAGCCGAGCCTCCATCAGAACCAG TCGATATTCAAAACCAAACCTACTTGAAGAAACTGGACGAGCTGATGACCGACAAAAACAACACCATCGAGCTACACTATCTCAAGACACACTTCATTGGTCCTTCGGGTATTGGCAAAACGACCACTCGACAGCGGCTTGTTGGATCCATTACTAACCTGTCTTTGCTGCCcgaagatcaaaggaaacgttgTAGTACATTACTAGCCGAGTGTGAACAAGTATTGGCTTTTGTGGACAAATCTGGAACAAAACTTGAATTCAATGCATCTTCAAGTCTAGAGGAAGAAACACAGTTTATCTTCTCTTACCTTATGTCCTGTGAACCTATTGAAGACAGCACTGTCAGTCCACCTAAGGAACAGCCCACACAAGAAACCACTGACCCCAAGAAGCAAACTCAACTCAAGATCGATGAAACTGCTACTGCACCCAAAGAAATGGTATCACCAACACCTGGGCCAACACCAGAATCGGTATCACCAACTGATCAGCCAACACCAGACCCACCGGAAAAGGTCGTGAAAGTGACCACTGTAGATGTTGGAGAGGTTGTCTCGAGACTCCGGAGTATTGTGGGTTCAGGAGAGTACACTAAAGAGCTGCTGAACAAAGTCCTACTCAATCTGGTCGATATAGGTGGGCAGCCTGGATTCGTGGAGATGTTTCCATTTTTAAGCAAAGGCGCAGGGATTTTCCTGGTATTCTTTCGACTGGACAAAGACCTCGATGACATGTGTCAAGTCTCCTACGAACGAGGAAAGGACAAGATCACACCGTACGATTCAACGTACACAAGCAGAGAAACactctctcaaatcctctcaGCTATCAGCCACCATACCAAGATTGACTCGGATATTGACAGAGAGCAGTGTAGTAAACTGGGCAATCTAGGCTCTGCTAAGCCTGTTGCTACCCTCATAGGTACTTTCAAGGATGAACTGACAATGCAAATCAAAGTCGATCTTCTGTACGAGAAATATTGTCACTCAGCTATCTACAAGAGCGATggtaccactgccagcgagagcgatggcaccactgccagcgagagcgatggcaccactgccagcgagagcaatggcaccactgccagcgagaACGATGGCACTACTGCCAGCGAGACCACTGCCAGCGAGAgggatagcaccactgccagcgagaGCGATGGCatcactgccagcaagagcgatagcaccactgccagcgagaGCCTAAAAGAAAACGAACAAAAGAAAGCAATTCGGAACATTTTGACTCAACAGAAGAGTGATGAGCATGCTAATGTCAGTGCAGAAGACATGGCTGCCATTGAGCAAACAGTCAGCCAACATCTCAACTCAGACACTTTCAATAAAGATGTCCAAAACCGTTTAGAGAAAAAGTTGACAGAGAAAAACGAAGCCTTGACCAAGATTACCAGCAAGTTTGAGGATTTACTTTCTCACCCAAAAGACAAGAAGTTCATAGCAGTGGACAACTACGAAGGCACTGATTCTGATATGGAACCTCTTCGTGAACATCTTCATGGCTTATTCAGTAGCTATTTCAAAGATGCCAAGCTTCGAATTCGCCCACAACAGCTTTTGTTTGGAGTTGTACTGAGAAAAGAGtttgatattgtgtctatgGAAGAATGCATTCGTATCGGTACCGAGGGGTTAAAGATGAGAGAGGAGGAGGTTCGATTCACCGTTTGGTACCTGGATCGGTATGTTGGAGCCTTGATCTATCATCCAGAGATCAAGGATAAAGATGGTTGGTTTGGGAACTTTGTCATTTGCAACCCCCAAGTGGTATTCAACAGCCTCAGTGTTCTCGTTGTCAATCCGTTGCTGGAGCTCCATTCTGAAAAGAGTATTATTCAGTTTAAGGAAGCTGAGAGAAGAAATTGGATACTCAAGGGGCAATTCTCACTGAAAACAATCACTCGATGCAATTCGGAGGAAAACCAAAGTGTGAAGAAAGACCAGTTGATCCCTGTTGAGAAGCTGCTGATACTACTCGAGCATTCCCATCTCTTGGCCAAAATCACAACAGTGGTGAAGGAAGGCCTTACCACAGAAAAAGACGAAACGACGTTTTTCATCCCCGCTATTCTCAAGTGTGCATCTCGCGAGGAACTAACGAAACCACCCCCCACTGGCATTGATACACCCTCTCCAATCAAGATCACATTTGACCCCCAGTATGTTCCCATTGGAGTATTCTGTGCCATGATCAGTGAATTGGTCTCAAGGGGGAGTAAAGGCAAAGGCATTCTGGGCATGACTTGGAAACTTGCCACTGATACCTCAGTAAAGAGAAACCTCGTCTCCTTTCACATTGACGAATCTGCCAAGCATTTTGTTACCCTAATTGCCCATGTCGATAGCTACGAGATACGGATTATTCGACAGAACAGGAATCATACGATGCACGAGCTTTGTTCCTACGTCCTCTCAACCCTCCTGTTGGTGATGAAGGATATTAGTCCACTACTCACTCCGATTATTGCCTTCGACTGCTACTGTGGCACACATGAAGATGGTTCCAAGCTTTGCCTCCTCACAACAGGAGCTGATCCCTGCTTTAAATGCACCAGTGAAGTCTCTCTGAGTCCCCACCAAGATTGTTGGTTTGCAGAA GAAGTCAGCCTGGGAGATGATGTGTTCCTCCTTGCCCTGCCCTTTGCTGAGGACCTAGATCCAAGCCTCTCCTTCAAGTGGAGGAAGAGAAGACCGAGAATTGGTGGGACTGAAAATGAATTGGAATTCAAGGCCTCATCAAAAAATGGTCACTTCAAGGGCTTTATCAGTTGTGAGATCTCCAAGAACCAGAAGGCTTTCTTGACCGTGTACCACTGCCTCAAAGAGAGTGTTG AGGACACCTCCAGCTCTGAAACTGATGAGCTGTTTGCAGATGTGAAGGAAGTGATCAAAGAGATACGCTCTGACTGGTACAGCCTGGCTATAGAACTGGACATTGACTATGCAACTAGGAAG agtcttgagAAGGACTATCGCTGGGTTGAGCCGTGCTTTGAGGCCATGCTGACACACTGGGTGAAGCGCTCCTCTCCTTCCCCCTCCTGGTCTGCCCTTGTTAGAGCACTAGAGTCTCCTGCCATTGCTCGTGGGGACATTGCAACCACCATTAAG ACAAAAGCTACCAGCGACATCTCTCCTGATATTTGTCCTCTCACTCACAATG AGGGACTGAGTGTGGATCATCATTTGAGGGTAGTGAGGACAGCTGCCTGGGAGGTGAGGGGGACATGGCGTCCTCTGGGAGAGCAGTTGGGTGTCAATGAGGGGACACTAGAT gccatcAAGAGGGACTGTCCGAATGAGTGTGATGACTGTTTCACTAAACTACTGGAGCAATGGTTGACAGGATCcacccccgcccccacactaGGAGCACTCATCCATGCACTTAAGTCTCCTGTCATTAGTCGTGGAGACATTACCCAACAGATGGAGTCTAAACTAACCAAGCTAGCTTCACAGTAA
- the LOC135331359 gene encoding uncharacterized protein LOC135331359 isoform X2 codes for MAVNKQSRRAESLSITISNSAKKYSDFSHTEPQVQPNFSLSIPIELLHHWYMNKKAEETFISLVNSMVTIVKLAQSDRLEKRLAEQASKVARRIRGLKGRRRYAVLAGEYNLFVLDGEAESYSEIEQQLSTESPQPTTIPETSRPTTAHINKGKKVHEVSPRQVKRKLAHCKSSAEQALWFCESFGLQPESLELRKQTGSPIKFNFLSSPSHKPQHQTPALSPNDSARVQQALYVLDRFAVSDEAYHELSVASDLPPLYRIKDARLSINNSLDIRHLEGPYPGAYRPPKAAIQEELAKIGKLSPNQ; via the exons ATGGCAGTAAACAAGCAGTCCAGAAGAGCAGAGAGCCTGTCCATCACCATCTCAAATTCAGCAAAGAAGTACTCTGACTTCAGCCACACAGAACCACAAGTACAGCCAaacttctctctctctattccTATCGAGTTGCTGCATCATTGGTACATGAACAAGAAGGCAGAAGAGACATTCATTAGCTTAGTTAATAGCATGGTAACAATAGTTAAACTAGCACAAAGCGATCGTCTGGAGAAAAGGCTTGCAGAACAAGCTAGCAAGGTAGCAAGAAGGATACGGGGGCTAAAAGGAAGAAGGAGGTATGCCGTACTTGCTGGAGAATACAACCTCTTCGTGCTTGATGGAGAAGCAGAATCGTATTCTGAAATTGAGCAGCAACTATCCACTGAATCTCCACAGCCAACAACAATCCCCGAAACAAGTAGACCTACCACAGCACACATCAACAAAGGCAAAAAAGTTCACGAGGTATCACCACGACAGGTAAAACGAAAGCTAGCACACTGTAAGAGCTCTGCAGAGCAAGCGCTTTGGTTTTGTGAATCATTCGGTCTTCAGCCAGAATCTTTAGAGCTACGCAAACAGACAGGATCTCCCATCAAATTCAATTTTTTATCTAGCCCATCTCACAAGCCACAACATCAAACGCCAGCTCTTTCACCAAACGATTCTGCGAGGGTACAGCAAGCTCTTTATGTACTTGACAGGTTTGCTGTGAGTGACGAAGCTTATCATGAATTGAGCGTCGCATCTGATTTACCACCACTGTACCGAATCAAGGATGCTCGCCTCTCAATTAACAACTCTCTCGACATCCGACATCTCGAAGGTCCTTATCCTGGTGCTTATAGACCACCGAAAGCTGCAATCCAGGAAGAGCTAGCTAAGATC GGAAAGCTATCACCCAACCAGTAA
- the LOC135331402 gene encoding uncharacterized protein LOC135331402 isoform X3 gives MKQSTALSFSWVVITRWDMSKDRADYTVTNARTLSSLQAKGALPSSKPASVRLGSITTPLLNIEPDHIIPDELHLLLRIADVLTRNLILEIVASAKQDRQGNAHILTHLQTLQTIVKDCGITFRVWEARGPDGKASGHYEWTSLQGNDTKKFLERLPVRFADLLKEEIQAKMAQLWTEFLSLYKMVSSWTPPPSEVVEQKAKDWIRLFLSLKHKCQGFQEKNITPYMHTLVFHFPYFISKYGNVKMFSGQGVEKNNDDAKRHYFSSNLHDPVGEVLKAEARIDETSQFKRKKRKYIRKTPLDLVDMNKQPRLDSES, from the exons ATGAAACAGAGTACCGCCTTGAGTTTTTCCTGGGTAGTGATTACAAG GTGGGATATGTCAAAGGATAGGGCTGACTACACCGTAACAAATGCAAGAACATTGAGTTCCCTACAAGCAAAAGGCGCACTTCCCAGCAGTAAACCAGCAAGTGTACGACTAGGATCAATTACAACACCACTACTGAACATAGAGCCAGACCATATAATACCCGATGAGCTACACCTACTCCTACGTATAGCTGACGTTTTAACAAGAAATCTCATTCTAGAGATAGTGGCATCTGCTAAACAAGACAGACAAGGAAACGCACATATACTCACTCACCTACAAACACTACAGACGATCGTTAAAGACTGTGGTATCACGTTCAGGGTATGGGAAGCAAGGGGTCCAGATGGCAAAGCTTCTGGACATTACGAATGGACATCACTGCAGGGGAACGACACCAAGAAGTTTCTGGAACGTCTCCCAGTGAGGTTTGCTGACCTACTGAAGGAAGAAATTCAAGCTAAAATGGCCCAACTTTGGACA GaatttctctctttgtataaGATGGTTTCTAGCTGGACTCCACCTCCCAGTGAAGTGGTTGAGCAAAAG GCGAAAGACTGGATAAGGCTTTTCTTGAGCTTGAAGCACAAGTGTCAAGGGTTTCAGGAAAAGAATATTACGCCCTAtatgcacacactggtctTTCACTTCCCTTACTTTATTTCAAAATACGGAAATGTCAAGATGTTTAGTGGACAAG GGGTGGagaaaaataatgatgacgCCAAGAGACACTACTTCTCCAGTAATCTGCATGACCCAGTGGGGGAGGTTCTGAAAGCTGAAGCGAGAATAGACGAGACATCACAATTTAAGCGAAAGAAACGAAAGTACATACGAAAAACTCCATTAGATTTAGTAGACATGAACAAACAGCCACGACTTGACTCTGAATCATGA
- the LOC135331402 gene encoding uncharacterized protein LOC135331402 isoform X1, translated as MGLNKATSMYACVWCTIKKDERYIYNYYMLKPSFPICRYRWDMSKDRADYTVTNARTLSSLQAKGALPSSKPASVRLGSITTPLLNIEPDHIIPDELHLLLRIADVLTRNLILEIVASAKQDRQGNAHILTHLQTLQTIVKDCGITFRVWEARGPDGKASGHYEWTSLQGNDTKKFLERLPVRFADLLKEEIQAKMAQLWTEFLSLYKMVSSWTPPPSEVVEQKAKDWIRLFLSLKHKCQGFQEKNITPYMHTLVFHFPYFISKYGNVKMFSGQGVEKNNDDAKRHYFSSNLHDPVGEVLKAEARIDETSQFKRKKRKYIRKTPLDLVDMNKQPRLDSES; from the exons ATGGGCCTCAACAAAGCAACCTCTATGTACGCTTGTGTCTGGTGTACCATCAAGAAGGATGAAaggtatatctataattattatatgcttAAACCTAGCTTCCCCATTTGCCGCTATAGGTGGGATATGTCAAAGGATAGGGCTGACTACACCGTAACAAATGCAAGAACATTGAGTTCCCTACAAGCAAAAGGCGCACTTCCCAGCAGTAAACCAGCAAGTGTACGACTAGGATCAATTACAACACCACTACTGAACATAGAGCCAGACCATATAATACCCGATGAGCTACACCTACTCCTACGTATAGCTGACGTTTTAACAAGAAATCTCATTCTAGAGATAGTGGCATCTGCTAAACAAGACAGACAAGGAAACGCACATATACTCACTCACCTACAAACACTACAGACGATCGTTAAAGACTGTGGTATCACGTTCAGGGTATGGGAAGCAAGGGGTCCAGATGGCAAAGCTTCTGGACATTACGAATGGACATCACTGCAGGGGAACGACACCAAGAAGTTTCTGGAACGTCTCCCAGTGAGGTTTGCTGACCTACTGAAGGAAGAAATTCAAGCTAAAATGGCCCAACTTTGGACA GaatttctctctttgtataaGATGGTTTCTAGCTGGACTCCACCTCCCAGTGAAGTGGTTGAGCAAAAG GCGAAAGACTGGATAAGGCTTTTCTTGAGCTTGAAGCACAAGTGTCAAGGGTTTCAGGAAAAGAATATTACGCCCTAtatgcacacactggtctTTCACTTCCCTTACTTTATTTCAAAATACGGAAATGTCAAGATGTTTAGTGGACAAG GGGTGGagaaaaataatgatgacgCCAAGAGACACTACTTCTCCAGTAATCTGCATGACCCAGTGGGGGAGGTTCTGAAAGCTGAAGCGAGAATAGACGAGACATCACAATTTAAGCGAAAGAAACGAAAGTACATACGAAAAACTCCATTAGATTTAGTAGACATGAACAAACAGCCACGACTTGACTCTGAATCATGA